CTCTAGATACTCGAGATACTCCCTGAGCACGGGAGCGCGTCGTTCCAAGTGTTCAAGATGCTCGATTGCGGAACGCCACCCGTCTCCCCGCCATCCGTATCCGCTCCAAACCCGCCGCACTTGGCCCCGCCGGCACTCGGGAATGCTCCAAGCGCTATACGACCCACTTAACTGCCGCTGCAGGTGGTCCAGAAACCGGAGCCGGTAGGGCTTGCCGGTCTCGCCAACGTAGATGATCCACCCACCGTCGTCTTCCCCAGGGCCGACCCAGAGATAGAGGCCGCTCATTAATGCCGCTGCGCAATTGAAAACGAGCGGCTCTGGGCCGCCGATGAACCGGAATGGACCTTGAAAGCTCACATCGATTTGCATTTATGATCTGCGCCACGAAGGTCGATGAGCGGTGTAACGTGGAAGCTGAGCTGCAGCCGAAGGCATTAGTGCGAGCGGAGCGAGCATACCATAGCTCGGCTGTCTGCTCCAGCGTGTGTTATGCGGCGTCTCACTCGTATGGAAGCTCATCGGGTCCGCGGCCAACGTGGTCCGGCTCCGGATCTTGATCGAACTGCACTGCTTCGATTCCCTGCCTACCCTGTAGTACGGCCTTGGCTACCCGGTGCATTCCGTCCATGACAGCACCTCGCGATGACAGGATTATCGGGTACGATAGATCTGCCTGTTCGATCAGCCTCATGTGCCCGATCATCGCCTGCCAGCTTTGCCGCTCATTGTCGCCGGACCAAGATTCGGCAAGTTCTCGAATCTCTGTCAGCGGGATCTGCTTCCGCGGCAGGTGGCGCGAAAGCTCGATCAAGCGGTCGACGTCCCAGGCCAAGAGGCCGCGGATGGAAGCCCAAAAGTAGTACTGCTTTCGCACGGCAGCGCTGCCTCATTCTAGGGTACGTGCCTTCGCGCCCGGCCGCATAACTACTTTTTCGGCTGCTTCGAGCCTACCGCCCAGCCTGCAAACCCGCAACGGCACGTGCCAGAAGCCCCCCGCCGTTAGCCTGCAAAGCCCGCGCGTTTGCAACGCCCCGGAATCTCCCGAAAACGCGTGCCCCAGCACCCGATTGAATCCAGGAACGGGTCCACCGCAGGGAGGGAAACCACACACCTGCAGCACCTTCGCCGTCTCGTACACCACGACACCACCCGCTCCGGCTCACGTCCCGCCATGTCGTGATATCTGGCCACGCGACCAATCCACGGCAGATACGCCTGCACTGTAGGCAATCAGCGGTGTCGCACGCACTGAGCGGAACGCGCTGGCGCCACGCGCTACCCAGCACGCGCTGCCCGAACTGCCACGTTGCCATAGATGGCACAGCCATGGCTCAAACCGGGAGCCGCTGCGCCCTCACGATCAGCCGCTCGCGACCGGTCCCGCGACGACGGCCCATCCGCACTACCTACGCCGTGCAGCCACGAGCGATCGCGGCCGTCCGAACGCCCGGCAAGGAATGCCGCTCCCCGGGCAAAATGTCCGGCGGGCGCGCACATCGCTTCGACCGCATCACGTCGGCGACAGCAATCATCACGCGGCGTGCGTGTCATGGCCCACACGTGCTGGCACGCGACTCGCTTGTCCTTGCGGTCATGATGACACGCCGCCACAGCCAGTACCGCTCGCGCCACGCGGCAATCTTTGGCGCCCTCCTCCTGATGACGGCAGCCTGCGCCGATGGAGACGGGTTCACGCCAGTGGAGCCGCTGGCTCCGGCCGTGGCTGCGGTGCTGGACTCACTGCTCACCGATGAGTGGAGGGCCGGCGCGCGGTACCAACAGGTGATGCAGCGTTTCGGCACGGTGTCGCCCTTCCGAGAGATGGAACCGGTACAGGAGAGCCGCGCGGCGAGCCTGCTGCAGATCTATCGGTCCTACCCGGCCTTCCCACCGAGCCGCCCCACGGGCGCCGTTCAAGGCATCGAGATCTATGCCTCGCTCGAGGGTGCGTGCGAGGTGGCCCTGGAGGCGGAAACCGCAACGGTGCAGCGGTACGCGCGCGCGCTCGCGCTGAATCCGCCAGAGATGGTGCAGCGGATCCTCCGATTCAATCGCGCCAATACACTCGCGTTCGAGGTGGTGGCAGCCGCGCGCTGCCGGTAGCCCGCCGGCATCGAGCTGACGGCGCGACCACGGCGTCGGCGAGGAGACTGCCGGGAACGGCGCACCACGCACGCACCACGCTCGGCGCGGATCCCAGGTGGCCCGTATGTCCGGGGTTGCAAACACTCTCAGGTCAAGCAACTCGACTGCTCCCTGGGCCCGTACGGCCAGAACGGCCGAGTCTGGCCCGGACTTTGTACCTGCCAGCGCCCGCAGCACACGCTCGCCACATGCGACGGGGCAGGACGATGGTCGGGGGCAGTCCGGCAGCAGATGGTTAGAGGCACGCGCGTCGTGTCCCTGGCCGGTCGCCCGCCCCCGATGCACGGCACCGTACCGCGGACCCTTCCGGTGGCAGTGTGACACCTCAAGGAGGAGTCCCTATGGTACGCGCAAGGGTAGTGTCCGCCGCGCTGTTGGCGGTGGTGACGGCATGCAGCGACAGCCCGCTGACGCCGGGAGGGCCGGTCGCGACGCGCCCGGCATTCGATGTGGGGAGCGCGGCGGCGTGTGGGGTCACCACGACGGTGAACCTGGAGCTGGCATCCAACGGACAATCCGTTGGCACGGTGGAGGCGTGGAACGACGCCAACGATCTGCACGTGATCTTCACCGCGACGCTCGTGAGCGAGTGGCGGCTGAAGGAGTCGTTCGTGTGGGCCGGCGGCTCGGCGTCGAGCATTCCGTTGCTGCCGAACGGCACGCCACGGTTGGGGGTGTTTCCCTACCAGGCCTTCCACAATCCGAACGTCAGCACGTACGAGTACGTGATCCCACTCAGCGCCGTGGGTGGTACGCCGGGCACCGACCTGGTCATCGCGGCGATCGGCATCGCGAAGCGTGGCCCGGCGACGGGCGTGGTGTACGGCGATGGCACGCAGATCAACCCGCCGGCCAGGCACGAGTACTTCGTCCACCCCGTGCAGCGCTGCGGCTCGCCGCCTCCGCCGCCGCCAGGCAAGGACATCGTGGTGTTCAACGACATTAACGTGTTCGATGGCAACGCCATGGTGAACGCGAACAACGTGAAGCTCGTGCAGAACCTCGCGAACTTCACCACGGCCGGTCCGCGCAACTCGGCTACCGAGGTCGCGTGGGACCGCGGCCGGAACTCGGTCTGCAGCCCGGCCGGCAACGACGAGTGCAACAACACCAACATGGCCTCCGCCCGCGCTGCGATCACCGGACAGGGCTTCAGCATGGTGGACATCACCTCGTCATCGGGAACGCTGGACGACCTCATCGCCAGTCAGGGAGCCAACTGGAAGTCACTCTGGCTGTGGACGCCCCTCGAGGCCTTCACCGTCGACGAAGTGAACGCGCTCAAGCAGTTCGCCGACGAAGGCGGGCGCGTGGTGTTCATCGGTGAATGGCTTGGCTACTACCCGCAGGCCGGCATCGACCTGGAGAACCAGCTGCTGCTGGACATGGGCGCCGTCATGACCAACACCGGCGGGGCCGTGAACTGCGGCTACAACACGTTGCCCGCGTCGTCCCTGCGTCCGCACCAGATCACCACCGGGCTCACCGATCTGACGATGGCCTGCTCGTCGGTGCTCCTGCCGGGGCCGAGCGACTTCCCGCTGTACTTCGACCTGTCCAACACGATGGTGCTGTCGGCCGTCGCGACGGTCGACGTAACCCCGATCT
The Gemmatimonadaceae bacterium DNA segment above includes these coding regions:
- a CDS encoding ABC transporter, which gives rise to MVRARVVSAALLAVVTACSDSPLTPGGPVATRPAFDVGSAAACGVTTTVNLELASNGQSVGTVEAWNDANDLHVIFTATLVSEWRLKESFVWAGGSASSIPLLPNGTPRLGVFPYQAFHNPNVSTYEYVIPLSAVGGTPGTDLVIAAIGIAKRGPATGVVYGDGTQINPPARHEYFVHPVQRCGSPPPPPPGKDIVVFNDINVFDGNAMVNANNVKLVQNLANFTTAGPRNSATEVAWDRGRNSVCSPAGNDECNNTNMASARAAITGQGFSMVDITSSSGTLDDLIASQGANWKSLWLWTPLEAFTVDEVNALKQFADEGGRVVFIGEWLGYYPQAGIDLENQLLLDMGAVMTNTGGAVNCGYNTLPASSLRPHQITTGLTDLTMACSSVLLPGPSDFPLYFDLSNTMVLSAVATVDVTPISTSRVRANRLSYAASFQDLKKSGSGR